One Bufo gargarizans isolate SCDJY-AF-19 chromosome 3, ASM1485885v1, whole genome shotgun sequence DNA segment encodes these proteins:
- the LOC122932376 gene encoding NF-kappa-B inhibitor zeta-like: protein MILERVIEDSTELLDQEWLNSPMNLGYFYGGSPSSDTATSPSHSISSGPCSPTSDSEGSLSASWPRTKAGQASAAGRQSKGSFQGVRVKNSVRELLTQMRNKAGQEIDDVQKCRSQEPYTELKNILSQKRANDFILDAPAAKKVCTYQSSSFLTPPSTPNPGEIMDDASKNEMSGDSNLDLLSLINIKNESQPVSLNTVRVDWNMHTQGQYYQQAAQSFSPPQAFNGSSPQHTNDQYQIGVPQNVSPQCAGDYNTYTQSEDYQEILCSNDVFDSCSIDSYLSLIESTPEIPVMPAESVLPGFSLPADPPCNQFLNHNVAQPTPNLSPPASCHVEVNQTSPFQVGKSFFQWQIEQEEKKLANVSPEQLLSKDADGDTCLHIAVAQGRRALSYVIAQKMASICMLDIKEHNNQSALQVAVAADQHLIVQDLVSLGAQVNTTDHWGRTPIHVCAEKGYPQVLQAIQKSVAARNQYLDVDETNYDGLTPLHCAVIAHNAIVQRLQFGAPARDDLLMKNKAMVDTVKTLLQMGASVESRDRKSGRTALHLACEEANLELMSLFLELPNSLHFINAKAYNGNTALHIAASLQSRRAHVGAVRLLMRKGADPSARNLENEQPVHLVPDGAVGEEIRRVLKGKAMQQRSPSY, encoded by the exons ATGATCCTGGAGCGAGTAATCGAGGACTCCACTGAGTTACTGGATCAAGAGTGGCTCAACAGCCCCATGAATCTTGGATACTTCTATGGCGGCTCTCCCAGCTCGGACACTGCGACCTCTCCTTCTCACTCCATCTCCTCTGGCCCCTGCTCCCCTACGTCTGACAGCGAGGGCAGCCTGAGCGCCTCCTGGCCCCGCACTAAGG ctGGACAAGCCAGTGCGGCAGGACGTCAGTCAAAGGGAAGCTTTCAGGGGGTTCGAGTGAAGAATTCAGTGCGGGAGCTCCTTACCCAGATGAGAAATAAGGCAGGCCAGGAAATAGATGATGTCCAG AAATGCAGAAGCCAAGAACCTTATACTG aaCTAAAGAACATATTAAGCCAGAAACGGGCCAATGATTTCATATTGGATGCACCAGCTGCAAAGAAAGTCTGCACCTACCAGTCCAGTTCTTTCTTG ACCCCACCAAGTACTCCAAACCCTGGTGAAATCATGGATGATGCCTCAAAAAATGAGATGAGTGGAGACTCAAACTTAGACCTGCTGAGTTTAATAAACATAAAGAATGAGTCCCAGCCGGTGTCCTTAAACACCGTACGAGTAGACTGGAACATGCATACACAAGGACAGTATTATCAGCAAGCAGCTCAGAGCTTCTCGCCTCCTCAGGCGTTCAATGGCTCGTCTCCACAGCATACAAATGATCAGTACCAGATTGGAGTCCCTCAGAATGTTTCTCCACAGTGTGCTGGAGACTATAACACTTACACTCAGTCTGAAGATTATCAAGAGATCCTTTGTTCCAATGATGTCTTTGACAGTTGCTCCATAGACAGCTACCTGTCTCTTATTGAATCCACCCCTGAAATTCCAGTGATGCCTGCCGAGTCAGTCCTTCCAGGCTTCAGCTTGCCTGCAGATCCTCCTTGCAATCAGTTTTTAAATCATAATGTCGCCCAGCCAACTCCAAATCTTTCCCCGCCAGCATCGTGCCATGTAGAGGTCAATCAGACGAGCCCATTTCAGGTTGGAAAATCATTCTTTCAGTGGCAGATAGAACAAGAAGAAAAGAAACTGGCAAATGTGTCTCCTGAGCAACTCCTCTCTAAAGATGCAGATGGTGATAC atGCCTCCACATTGCAGTTGCACAAGGAAGACGAGCCCTGTCTTATGTCATTGCACAGAAGATGGCTTCCATCTGTATGTTAGATATAAAAGAACATAACAATCAG AGTGCTTTGCAAGTAGCTGTAGCTGCCGACCAACACCTGATTGTTCAAGACTTGGTCAGCCTTGGAGCACAAGTCAACACTACAGATCACTGGGGACGTACGCCGATCCATGTGTGTGCTGAAAAAGGATACCCGCAAGTGTTGCAG GCAATCCAAAAAAGCGTAGCAGCTAGAAATCAGTACCTTGATGTGGACGAGACTAATTATGATG GTCTGACACCATTGCATTGTGCTGTAATTGCTCACAATGCTATAGTTCAGAGACTGCAGTTTGGTGCACCTGCAAGAGATGATCTACTGATGAAGAATAAGGCCATGGTTGACACAGTTAAGACACTTCTTCAAATGGGAGCTTCAGTAGAATCAAGA GATCGAAAAAGTGGAAGAACGGCCCTCCACTTAGCTTGTGAAGAAGCGAACCTTGAACTGATGAGTCTTTTCTTGGAGTTGCCAAACAGTTTGCATTTTATTAATGCTAAG GCCTACAATGGAAACACTGCATTACATATTGCAGCAAGCCTACAGAGTAGAAGAGCCCATGTAGGGGCAGTACGACTGCTGATGAGGAAGGGGGCTGACCCTAGTGCTAGGAACCTAGAGAATGAGCAACCTGTGCACCTTGTTCCGGATGGAGCAGTCGGCGAAGAG ATTAGACGGGTGCTGAAAGGAAAAGCAATGCAGCAACGTTCACCGTCGTATTAG